AATCTCAGAAGAGTTCAAAAAATCTGCGTGCGAAAGCCAAGaagaacagaacagaacagaacagaGACATGTTACGAAGGGAAGACAAAAAGATCTATCAACGCCACCCTATAAATCTCTGCCTCCAGAGATGACCACACTATCTTCTGACAACAACCTCCATCCATCATCACGCATCGCCGGTCAAACTTCTCCCACATGCTTTACCCCATCTCTTAAAATTCGTTGTCTCCCAATAATTCttcaaatttaacaaaaatactCCCGCCCCACAATTCATTCCCTTGCCACGTCGGCAGGGACCACTGCCGCGGCGATATTCAAACCGGGCCCACCGCGCGCTCGCCCCTTGATCCGCCTGAGCTCCTCCGCCACCTCCCGCGCGTCGGGCCGGTCGTCCTTGTCCGCGGCGACGCACCGGAACGCCAGCTCAGCCACGGCGGAGACACCCTCCTCCATCGCTGCCTCCCCTCCGCCGCCAACCGCCATCGCGGGGTCCACCACCTCGTGGAGCATCCCCGTCTGTATCCGCGACACCACCAGGTCGGCCAGCGCCATCTCCGCCTTGGCCCTCTCCTGATCCACCGCCTTCATCCCCGACAACAGCTCCAGCAGCACCACCCCGAAGCTATACACGTCGCTCTTGTCCGTCAGCCGGAATGACCGGTGGTAGTCCGGGTCCAAGTAACCCGGCGTCCCCTGAGGACCAGTCCATATGTACTCTGAATCGGTCGTAGATGATGGGTTCCCCGTCCTGTCGAATACCAACAGCCTCGAGAGCCCGAAGTCACCGACTTTGATCCTCATGTCCTTCTCGACGAATATGTTCGACGACGTTATGTCCCTGTGCACTATCGGCGGAGTCACCGAGAAGTGCAAGTACTCGATGGCCGTGGCGATCTGCACCGCCATGTCAAGCCTCACCGGCCACGTCAGCGAGCCTTTCTTGTGCGAGCTCTTGGGACCGTGGAGGTGGTCGGCGAGAGTCCCGTTAGGGACATAGTCGTAGACCAAGAGTAGTCCTCTCGGGTCGGAACAGTACCCGTGGAGCTTGACGAGATTCGGGTGGTCGATCGACGAGAGTATCAAGATCTCGTTGCAGAACAACTTGGTGGAGAACGCGCGCCCCGCCGCCGCGGCGTTGTGGTGCTTGTGCAGGTGCTTTACGGCGACGGTCCGGCCGTCTCGTAGCCTCCCCAGGAAGACCGACCCGAACCCGCCGTCGCCAATCTTCCGTCTCGGGTCGAACCGGTCTGTGGATTCCTCAAGCTCCTCGTAAGTGAACACCGGCGGGAGGAGGCTCGCCAAGCGGTGGCGGCGGAGGAAGACGACGTTCGGATCTTCCTCCGAGGAAGAGGCGGCCCCGAGCCGCCTTGACCGGAAGATCGTGACGATCCCCGAAAACAGAAGCAGTAGGCACGTCAAGGCGAAGATGAGCCCCAGCGCAGCAACGCGGTTCGGGTTGCCGCGCCGGATCCACGGCGGCGAGATCCGGGACTGCGAGCGGAAGCAGATAAACTGCTTTCCCGGGTCGGAGGAGTTGAAGCCGCAGACACCGCCATCGGCCCGACAAGCGGGGCAACTCGCGAAGTAGGAGTCCTGAGCCGAGTCGAACTCGACCTCGATGCCAAAGTTCAAGACATTATCGAGATAGCCAAGAACGTCAGCTTGACAACCCTGCTGGGAGCTGAAACGGTGCGCATTGGACCCGCAGTCGCGAAGCAGATTAATAGGGCTCTTGATGAGCTTACACTCCCACGGGCAGCGACTGCAATTGGGGAGGTTTGGCGGCGGGCAGGGGCGGAGCATGGAGAGGCGCGAGCAAGAAGAGTCAGAGATGCGGAACGGGGATCCGGAGAGCGAGATGGTGCGGCTCGGGATGGCGGAGGAgcgaggcggcggcggcggcgacgagcAGTTGTCGAGGGAGGAGGGCGGAGGCGTGGGGCAAGGGGAGAGAGTGAGGGACGAGGAGTTAGGGTCGTagcggaggagagagaaggagaggccGTTGATGGAGAGGAGGGAGTGGGGGGAGGCGCAGCGGATCTGGAAGGAGGGGTGGCCGCAGCCGGGTAAGGCGGAGAAGGGGTAGGGCggggcggaggaggaggggaagggCGGGCACGGGTCGCCGGGTGGGGTGGAGCAGAGGTGGGAGAGGGCGAGACGAGGGGCGAGGATCAGTACGGCAACGACGACGAGGAGGCGGAGCGGGAGCGGAGGCATGGTGGCGGAGAACGAGtgggagagagcgagagagtgaGAAAAGGGTCAAAGTCAATGTGtctagtgagagagagagagtgaagatggtggggggagagagagagagagaatcacgtGAAAAGAGGCGACGTGAAGACAAAGctcgaaaaaaaaatggcggACATTGACGGAGGAGACCAACGCCTCACAGTCACAGcggtctttcttttccttctgtcTGCgcattataatttattatatgtcGTGTCTGGTCAAGGACCGATAATAACTTCATTGTCCTATGCATTCACAcaaaacaataataaataatattttttttttgggtccaaaataataaataatatttaaaaaaaaatgaagcaattTACTTTATTTCTCACGGCCCATTCCCTTGCGTCAATTACTTCTTTGATTTGGGGAATTTTTGTATCATTCGCTTCCGCGCACAAGCGCGGTGCGGCTCGCTAACTGGTGACCGTTGACTCGCATTGACTTTGCTAGCATATTGTCTTCCTTTCAGATTTATTTCCTCTTGTTTGCTAAGGCGGTCTTCCTTTCACAACGTGCAAGGTGAAGCCACAAACCCCGACGAGCAGAGGCAATTGCCCTGACTGCGCGCGCCGGCGCACGCGTTCAGGGTGACTTCGCTCCGGCGATGCCGGCCGACGGCGAAAAGATGGCGGTGGCATGTTGCTAGGCACCGTAATGGCATTGGTATTCGGGTCGATCGTGCCAACAATGTGGTGGCAGTAGCTATTGTGTTGTGCAATGCGTGGAACGAGAGGGACATGTgtgagagagagtagagaaatcgaaggaaaaagaaaggggaattGTCAacaaagtcataaatctttttgcacTTTTCCCGATTCAACTATAaatcttttcaccttttacCAATTCGGTCTCATTAGTCGGAAATCGCCGATGTTGAAGCTAGCCGTTCGCCTTGGTACTACAGGTCTTGAAgtgaataaatttttaataatattttattttcgaatattagtatttatttcttcttttatctgcttttattttttcttttcttttccttttttccctccctcACCCGGCCTCAACCTCCGCAAGCCTTAGGgaagggttgccctcgccttGTCATAGGTGTTCTACTAAAAACTTCTTGTCTTGACATCGGATTGATATTTTCATAACAAAAAGAGCAGCAAGGGGCGGCTGAATGTTCGGGTTGATCATttttagagaaatattttttaaatcaatcattttttgtgaaacaagcttgaaaataattaataaataaataatatgattattatcgataacaatttcgGTGTAAAAAcattcgttcatttatttttgaaagCAATGCAAGCGAatatttctagaatttttttttaaaataaatcatttttcgcgaaataaaagGCAAAATTGTTTTTCACGCCATGCCTAGTATAATGGGCCAAATTTTACCGGTCCAATTGttcttttgggtttttgggCCGGTACTTTCCTGATAGCCCAGGGGCATTTACGTAAATAGATTACAAATAGAAACCCTAAAATGTCACATTTGCAATTTCCCCGACAACTCGATGGCATTTTGGGGATTCCACGACATAAAATCCCCGGAAGAGGCCCCGCCATTGTTCATTTCCCTCGCTCGTCACTCATCGACTCCAACGCAGGGTTTTAGAGCGCATGCAAAACCCTAACCATGGCGACCCAGCTCTTCACCcgctccctcctcctctccaaGCCTCAGCTAGCCCTCGCCTCCCTCCTCTCTCgctccctctccttctcctccgcCTCCACGCCTCGCTCTCgctcccctctctccctctcctccctcctccacccGCTCTCCGCAGCCTGCGCCGAGATCCCCCATCGCGTCGCCGCGGCCTCGTCCGCCTGTTCCTTCTCGACGAGGACGAAGTCGTCGCTCAACGATCCGAACCCCAACTGGTCGAATCGCCCTCCGAAGGAGACGATACTTCTTGATGGTTGCGACTTCGAGCACTGGCTCGTCGTAATGGAGAAGCCGGAAGGCGATCCTACCAGGGATGATATCATCGATAGTTATATTAAGACGCTTGCGCAGATTGTTGGAAGGTCAGTGGTGTGTGCAGTGATTATTATGCTGTCTCTGTGtgcctttccctttcttttaagAGAAGGCGTCGGTTGCTTGTTAATTTTTGAGGGAATGGTTCTTGAAGTGATCTTGTTTCATTATCATCTCGATTTATTGCTTTATTGCGGTCCTTTTATTTTGTCTCTAACCACTCTTTGATACTTGCTATTATAGTGACGAAGAAGCCAGGATGAAGATCTACTCAGTTTCAACAAGGCACTACTATGCGTTTGGAGCCCTTGTATCTGAAGAGCTGTCCCACAAAATCAAGGGTAAAGGGTCCTGATTGGTTTCTTTTGCTGCTCTTGTTGAAAAGTGGTGCTAATCAGTTCTATTTTCTTACACAGATTTGCCGAGAGTGCGATGGGTTCTTCCTGATTCATACCTGGATGTCAAGAATAAGGATTATGGTGGTATGGAAGCTTGATCTTCTAAATCCGTGATCAATATTGCATCTGCTAAGTTTTGACATCACTGCTTTGTTGACCTCATCATGAGGCAATTGTGCTGCTTCAGATTTTGTTCTTGGTGGACTATACTTGCTTGACTATTATTGGGATAGATATTGCACCTGGTTTGTTATGTCAACTAGTACTTAAGTATAGTGATTGAGACATGAGTCGTTAATTATTAACTGTTTAGCAGATAACTTTGCTTAATGGAAACATGTTTAGAAAGAGAAAAGTTCGTTCCAACTGCAAATCTAACCAAATTTGGGTTAGGGATGGACAAAAATATCATGTTTTGGCTTCATGGTTACTATAGGAATGAGTCATGAGTTTATGTAGCAGCACAAGGCCTGATGAGTCTTGCGACAGGTAATCCTTCCACGTTAGTCGTTCGGTTACTTTAAGTATTATTATCATCTTCCCATGCATTGCAGCAGCTCAATCAAGACCTAGCTATATTCTATGTTACTTTTTTGGACTTATTGTTCGTTGGAAGCCATATATAACAGTCTCAAATCAATCAAGCGAATTTGGTATATCCCATTGTGAAACTCTTGCATCTTTCTTTCATTCGATCTCTTGTCTATctcataatattttctttttctgcatttGTCAGGTGAACCTTTTATCAACGGGCAAGCAGTTC
The genomic region above belongs to Rhodamnia argentea isolate NSW1041297 chromosome 6, ASM2092103v1, whole genome shotgun sequence and contains:
- the LOC115757228 gene encoding LEAF RUST 10 DISEASE-RESISTANCE LOCUS RECEPTOR-LIKE PROTEIN KINASE-like 1.5 — translated: MPPLPLRLLVVVAVLILAPRLALSHLCSTPPGDPCPPFPSSSAPPYPFSALPGCGHPSFQIRCASPHSLLSINGLSFSLLRYDPNSSSLTLSPCPTPPPSSLDNCSSPPPPPRSSAIPSRTISLSGSPFRISDSSCSRLSMLRPCPPPNLPNCSRCPWECKLIKSPINLLRDCGSNAHRFSSQQGCQADVLGYLDNVLNFGIEVEFDSAQDSYFASCPACRADGGVCGFNSSDPGKQFICFRSQSRISPPWIRRGNPNRVAALGLIFALTCLLLLFSGIVTIFRSRRLGAASSSEEDPNVVFLRRHRLASLLPPVFTYEELEESTDRFDPRRKIGDGGFGSVFLGRLRDGRTVAVKHLHKHHNAAAAGRAFSTKLFCNEILILSSIDHPNLVKLHGYCSDPRGLLLVYDYVPNGTLADHLHGPKSSHKKGSLTWPVRLDMAVQIATAIEYLHFSVTPPIVHRDITSSNIFVEKDMRIKVGDFGLSRLLVFDRTGNPSSTTDSEYIWTGPQGTPGYLDPDYHRSFRLTDKSDVYSFGVVLLELLSGMKAVDQERAKAEMALADLVVSRIQTGMLHEVVDPAMAVGGGGEAAMEEGVSAVAELAFRCVAADKDDRPDAREVAEELRRIKGRARGGPGLNIAAAVVPADVARE